A stretch of the Synechocystis sp. PCC 7338 genome encodes the following:
- a CDS encoding FHA domain-containing protein has protein sequence MSITCEACGYTNPADVEFCAACGSELSQVMATPPPPVLEPEIVVPETPSSSSDLMDLNFEQPLVPTPPPPSTAESETVFVSPESSFPPKSVESPSTNAPSLAKLISRLPNAPVAEFLLDSPSCLIGRFDPDSGPVEVDLDGFPGDDTISRNHAEIYQESGSWKIKDLGSTNGVFIKRAGENRYGARITTPQPLWSGDEVAIAKIRFLFQMD, from the coding sequence ATGTCTATTACCTGCGAAGCCTGTGGCTATACCAATCCTGCCGATGTCGAATTTTGCGCTGCCTGTGGATCGGAATTAAGTCAAGTAATGGCTACTCCTCCACCACCAGTATTGGAGCCAGAAATAGTTGTTCCTGAAACTCCATCGAGTTCTTCGGATTTGATGGACTTAAATTTTGAGCAACCTTTGGTTCCTACACCGCCACCACCTTCCACGGCGGAATCGGAAACTGTTTTTGTTTCCCCAGAATCTTCTTTCCCACCTAAATCTGTTGAGTCCCCATCTACGAATGCCCCTAGTCTGGCCAAGTTAATTTCTAGACTACCCAATGCACCGGTTGCTGAATTTTTACTGGATAGCCCCAGTTGTTTAATTGGTCGCTTTGACCCGGACAGTGGCCCAGTGGAAGTAGATTTGGATGGCTTCCCTGGGGATGACACTATTTCCCGTAACCATGCTGAAATTTATCAAGAATCAGGCAGTTGGAAAATTAAAGATCTCGGTTCCACCAATGGAGTGTTTATCAAAAGGGCCGGAGAAAATCGTTACGGAGCTCGCATAACAACCCCTCAACCACTATGGTCAGGAGATGAAGTGGCGATCGCCAAAATTCGGTTTCTTTTTCAGATGGATTGA
- a CDS encoding GTPase domain-containing protein has product MVTTSQGQIIIIGPRASGKSTFLVALASLAEKKMSWPIKKVEPLSGNSHRLIESANNTLRQGLLLCPTDISLTEYSFRVDIGSYSLIDQKTQSFYLNCADSAGEYFDGLVEFRDEERTQKFLLECSISSGLVIIVDGLSPSSKDNYYRERIEIFRQELSNHTYENYRIAIVISKADQPKIWNSLKDLKGFFRKAFPLTYELLEDWNSQSEFAIEYFACSAYGMVGNSFNPNCHEAGGIKVPNAWNPFGIVYPLYWIATGKINQNLQFAEVPKSSIFIDKKTIMSIGIFSLIILSALALLGLSSQLQNNNSTTGDACNQTWSDEEEQLKTVQEKMVNNSDNVNQNCQKKLDQLLFSTGINQAKKGLVPVAIDRFCRISASSTEELVGSNAFISRWQADENWQTMVNKQLQITPNCPAAK; this is encoded by the coding sequence ATGGTCACTACTAGCCAAGGTCAAATTATCATTATCGGCCCAAGAGCCTCGGGGAAATCCACGTTTCTGGTTGCTCTGGCAAGCTTAGCTGAAAAGAAAATGAGTTGGCCCATCAAAAAAGTTGAACCTCTTAGTGGAAATTCTCATCGACTTATTGAATCAGCAAATAATACATTAAGACAAGGACTTCTTTTATGTCCTACTGATATCTCACTGACCGAATATAGCTTTCGTGTAGACATAGGTAGCTATTCACTTATCGATCAAAAAACACAATCTTTTTACTTGAATTGTGCAGATTCTGCTGGTGAGTATTTTGATGGTTTAGTAGAGTTTAGAGACGAAGAAAGAACTCAAAAATTCTTGCTTGAATGTAGTATATCTTCTGGACTAGTAATTATAGTAGACGGACTCTCTCCGTCTTCTAAAGATAATTATTATCGAGAAAGAATTGAAATATTCAGACAAGAGTTATCTAATCATACCTATGAAAACTACAGGATAGCCATAGTTATTTCCAAAGCAGATCAACCGAAAATCTGGAATTCACTTAAAGACCTCAAGGGATTTTTCCGCAAGGCATTTCCCCTAACCTATGAGCTTTTAGAAGACTGGAATAGCCAGAGTGAATTTGCGATTGAATATTTTGCTTGTTCTGCCTATGGTATGGTTGGAAACTCATTTAATCCTAACTGTCATGAGGCGGGAGGGATAAAAGTTCCTAACGCATGGAATCCCTTTGGCATAGTTTATCCCCTTTACTGGATTGCGACTGGTAAAATTAATCAAAATCTGCAATTTGCTGAGGTACCCAAATCTAGTATTTTTATCGATAAAAAGACAATAATGAGTATTGGTATCTTCAGTTTAATAATTCTTTCAGCTTTAGCTTTATTGGGTCTAAGCAGTCAGTTACAAAATAATAACTCTACCACTGGTGATGCCTGCAATCAAACATGGAGCGACGAAGAAGAACAACTTAAAACAGTACAGGAAAAAATGGTAAATAATTCTGATAATGTTAATCAAAACTGTCAAAAAAAGCTGGATCAGCTATTATTTAGTACCGGCATAAACCAAGCAAAAAAAGGATTAGTGCCAGTTGCTATTGATCGTTTTTGTCGTATTTCAGCATCTTCAACGGAGGAGCTAGTGGGGTCAAATGCTTTTATTAGCAGATGGCAAGCAGATGAAAACTGGCAAACCATGGTTAACAAACAACTACAAATTACGCCCAACTGCCCAGCAGCAAAATAA
- a CDS encoding PP2C family serine/threonine-protein phosphatase, with product MQSNNLWQQQIITVGDIDVKIEAFWGNFNNVEYYQARLINEINEEKIGLLRIGSVYGELSKEQELRKILGPQKFLAPLLGMSIKSYPGNEPEIKSENREIEELQSPVGVQDTVVTKNPENSVSLEEIVDEFVDIPKESEEALTELYLADDPQSEIAITENQGQVKEIKIETETNYLEEEIYPEQPLGIGSETELLLVLTTLPNEEKTLKHWLKQLHTPTEALVVAGQICQLFCLLARHNWCVLAIAPRFMQMGTPLTVFDLTAIHRLDQPLEIGLQGTYFPPELITGGTLHPHTSTYIVGVILLQALFPEVAANFLARDFTSLGQYDELSLPLQPKLRQLLTIALAPSPEERFSVEQFLELLIETRTLLAKPHLTWQIASYSTVGLSLHRLHNEDNFGIRQSVTGQSQVLLAAIADGMGGMAQGEVASQLAIDALINASLPKKINIALERQNWLGEVVNQANRHITAEVRNGGTTLSTVLAVNQQLHIAHVGDSRIYLIRRGFICQLSEDHSLVAMLLNSGQISYQESLEHPDRNVLTKSLGGQPQLNSGHLQTLSHFGQDNYLTLEDGDVLLLCSDGVWDLVSGDEMATIFTKAENLQMSVNQTIDQVLKRGANDNATLVALQLTMELPHL from the coding sequence ATGCAAAGCAATAACTTGTGGCAACAGCAAATAATTACAGTCGGAGATATTGATGTCAAGATCGAGGCTTTTTGGGGTAACTTTAACAATGTTGAATACTATCAAGCTCGATTAATTAACGAAATAAACGAAGAAAAAATAGGATTACTGCGAATTGGTAGTGTCTATGGAGAGTTGTCGAAAGAACAGGAATTGAGAAAAATTTTGGGCCCACAAAAATTTCTCGCTCCTTTGCTAGGAATGTCAATAAAATCTTACCCTGGAAATGAACCTGAAATAAAAAGCGAAAATAGAGAAATAGAGGAACTACAATCCCCAGTTGGAGTTCAAGATACTGTTGTCACAAAAAATCCAGAAAATTCAGTTTCCCTGGAAGAAATTGTTGATGAATTTGTCGATATACCTAAAGAATCGGAAGAGGCATTAACCGAGTTATACCTAGCAGATGACCCACAATCAGAAATTGCTATCACCGAAAACCAGGGTCAGGTGAAAGAAATAAAAATTGAAACTGAAACTAACTACTTAGAAGAAGAAATTTATCCAGAACAGCCCTTGGGTATTGGTTCAGAAACCGAGTTATTACTAGTGTTAACTACACTGCCAAACGAAGAAAAAACATTAAAACATTGGTTGAAACAACTGCATACCCCTACAGAAGCCCTTGTGGTAGCGGGTCAAATTTGTCAGTTATTTTGCCTGTTGGCCCGCCATAACTGGTGTGTGTTGGCGATCGCCCCCCGATTTATGCAAATGGGCACACCCCTCACCGTCTTTGATTTGACAGCTATACATAGGCTTGATCAACCCCTAGAGATTGGTTTACAGGGAACCTATTTTCCTCCCGAATTAATTACGGGTGGAACATTACACCCCCATACCAGCACCTATATTGTCGGTGTAATCCTTCTACAAGCTCTTTTTCCTGAAGTAGCGGCTAATTTTTTAGCCCGGGATTTTACTTCTTTGGGCCAGTATGACGAGCTGTCTTTGCCCCTCCAGCCCAAACTACGCCAATTACTAACCATTGCCCTAGCCCCCAGTCCCGAAGAACGCTTCAGCGTTGAGCAATTTTTGGAGTTGTTGATTGAAACTCGCACTCTTCTCGCGAAACCTCATCTTACTTGGCAGATTGCAAGTTATTCCACGGTAGGACTCTCTCTCCATCGTCTCCACAATGAGGATAATTTTGGTATTAGGCAATCTGTTACAGGTCAATCACAAGTTCTCTTAGCGGCGATCGCCGATGGTATGGGAGGCATGGCCCAGGGAGAAGTGGCCAGTCAATTAGCTATTGATGCGTTAATCAATGCCAGTCTGCCAAAAAAAATTAACATTGCCCTCGAAAGACAAAACTGGTTAGGAGAAGTGGTTAACCAGGCCAATCGGCATATCACCGCCGAAGTTAGGAATGGAGGCACCACCTTGAGTACTGTGTTGGCTGTTAATCAGCAATTGCACATTGCCCACGTTGGGGACAGTCGCATTTATCTCATTCGCCGGGGATTTATATGTCAACTGTCCGAAGATCACTCTCTGGTGGCCATGTTGCTCAACAGTGGGCAGATCAGCTATCAAGAAAGCCTGGAGCATCCTGACCGCAACGTTTTGACTAAATCCCTCGGGGGGCAACCCCAACTTAACTCTGGTCATCTGCAAACCCTGAGTCATTTTGGCCAGGATAATTATTTGACCCTAGAAGATGGCGATGTACTTTTGCTTTGTTCCGATGGGGTTTGGGACTTAGTTTCCGGGGATGAAATGGCGACCATCTTTACCAAGGCTGAAAATTTACAGATGTCAGTGAATCAGACCATTGATCAAGTGCTGAAACGGGGCGCTAACGATAACGCTACCCTAGTGGCACTACAACTAACCATGGAGCTTCCCCACCTGTAG
- a CDS encoding serine/threonine-protein kinase, whose amino-acid sequence MTILCPACLIENFPGALTCSVCGYSLADENGDSTVFEFPMALRPQTMLKQGQYRIENPLGQGGFGIAYKAVKVATGETVAIKEFLPERSVRQGNQIIWSNAVSPQDRQEYIREFLQEGESIARCSPHPHIVKPYEWFEENNTGYIILEFVPGKTLDKILKQEKKLSESRVKKYFLKVAAALQVTHGKNLLHRDIKPDNIIINLQDEPVLIDFGNTREYIAHKTQNMSAIAAVGYAPPEQFVAYARRSPSMDFYSVCASMYELLTGQLPISALERIHKDELVPPRSLNPSISLQMESILLTGLRMKVEERFQTADELINALEGNFTTPVLKKARQLVSERNFPGAISAYQKHLQANVDDLVAMAELAAILVYFNQEQAEAVALQALQLDGNNGLCLGILGLINCRRGHWQSAFNYLKQATQISPREGWLQANLAWAAGKLGQWSLASQAIEQAMDLEKTPFILSIGAWVAFEQKQWKNTIRFARPAIFQARQEHYSPKTYSWLYPHLAIALQKSVLTAHALDVERCLEEYAQDEPNSVHGMALLAWHKAKQQQWQLALDYFQQANRSNDKLSWALLNEAILLEKINKITEAIQVYQNYLNLLPQNYFVYFRCGTLLGRKKQFSEAKEYLTSALDLNPNQPEVYHNLGWVLLSMGIEQGIIDHSHEIIQYYRQAVELYRQSNSSGNINLAQQIQQAFAKAHIRL is encoded by the coding sequence ATGACCATTCTTTGCCCTGCCTGTTTAATCGAAAACTTCCCTGGCGCTCTTACTTGTAGCGTCTGTGGTTATAGTTTGGCTGATGAAAATGGAGATAGTACGGTTTTTGAATTTCCCATGGCTCTGCGGCCCCAGACAATGCTGAAACAGGGACAGTATCGAATTGAAAATCCTTTGGGACAGGGAGGATTTGGCATTGCCTACAAAGCTGTTAAAGTTGCTACCGGGGAAACTGTAGCAATTAAGGAATTTTTACCAGAACGTTCTGTCCGTCAAGGGAATCAAATAATTTGGTCTAATGCTGTTTCCCCCCAGGATCGTCAGGAATATATCCGGGAATTTCTGCAGGAAGGGGAAAGCATTGCCCGCTGTTCGCCCCATCCGCACATTGTCAAACCTTATGAGTGGTTCGAAGAAAATAATACTGGTTATATAATTCTGGAATTTGTGCCGGGTAAAACCCTGGATAAAATTCTCAAACAAGAAAAAAAACTATCGGAATCTAGAGTCAAAAAATATTTTCTTAAAGTTGCCGCTGCTCTCCAAGTTACCCATGGTAAAAATCTACTACATCGGGATATTAAACCAGACAATATTATTATTAACCTTCAAGATGAACCTGTTTTAATTGATTTTGGTAACACCAGGGAATACATCGCCCATAAAACTCAGAATATGTCGGCGATCGCTGCTGTTGGCTATGCCCCTCCCGAACAATTTGTTGCCTACGCAAGACGTTCCCCCAGCATGGATTTTTACTCTGTCTGTGCCAGCATGTACGAATTGTTGACGGGACAGTTACCAATTTCAGCTCTTGAGAGAATACACAAAGATGAACTGGTGCCTCCCCGTAGTTTAAATCCCAGCATTAGTCTCCAAATGGAGTCCATTCTCCTAACGGGATTAAGAATGAAGGTAGAAGAAAGGTTCCAAACTGCGGATGAATTAATTAATGCTCTGGAAGGCAATTTTACAACTCCTGTTTTAAAAAAAGCCCGACAGTTGGTCAGTGAACGTAATTTTCCTGGGGCAATTAGCGCTTATCAAAAACACCTACAAGCTAACGTTGATGACTTAGTTGCAATGGCAGAATTGGCAGCAATATTAGTCTACTTTAATCAAGAACAGGCGGAAGCTGTGGCCCTTCAAGCTTTGCAATTGGATGGAAACAATGGTCTCTGTTTGGGGATTTTAGGCTTAATTAACTGTCGGCGGGGCCATTGGCAAAGTGCGTTCAATTATCTTAAACAAGCTACTCAAATTAGTCCCCGGGAAGGGTGGTTACAGGCCAACTTAGCCTGGGCTGCTGGCAAGCTGGGGCAGTGGTCTTTGGCCAGTCAAGCCATTGAACAAGCGATGGACCTGGAAAAAACTCCTTTTATTTTGTCCATAGGAGCTTGGGTTGCTTTTGAACAAAAACAGTGGAAGAATACTATTCGTTTTGCTCGACCGGCAATTTTTCAGGCTAGACAAGAACATTACAGCCCCAAAACCTATAGCTGGCTTTATCCCCATCTGGCGATCGCTTTACAAAAATCTGTACTAACTGCCCATGCCCTCGATGTGGAAAGGTGTTTGGAAGAGTACGCCCAAGATGAACCTAATAGTGTTCATGGAATGGCATTACTAGCCTGGCACAAAGCAAAACAGCAACAATGGCAATTAGCATTGGATTATTTTCAACAAGCTAACCGAAGTAATGACAAATTATCTTGGGCGCTGCTCAATGAAGCAATTTTGCTGGAAAAAATCAATAAAATAACTGAAGCGATCCAAGTCTATCAAAACTATTTGAATTTACTCCCTCAGAATTACTTTGTCTATTTTCGCTGCGGTACTTTGTTAGGCAGAAAAAAACAATTTAGTGAAGCCAAGGAATATTTGACATCTGCTCTTGATTTAAACCCCAATCAACCCGAAGTGTACCACAATTTAGGCTGGGTGTTGCTATCCATGGGGATAGAACAAGGCATAATTGATCATAGTCATGAAATTATTCAATATTACCGCCAAGCAGTAGAACTTTACCGACAATCCAACTCCTCTGGCAACATTAATCTGGCTCAGCAAATTCAACAAGCGTTTGCTAAAGCTCATATCAGGCTTTAG
- a CDS encoding bifunctional serine/threonine-protein kinase/formylglycine-generating enzyme family protein: MNQSQCLNPNCLAVNSVNHRFCQKCGQKLWLKDRYQALQLIGQGGFGKTFLAVDLDKPSQPRCVIKQFFPQGQETGSLGKAAELFREEAKRLDELGHHAQIPELLAYFIADDQRQYLVQEYVEGNNLAQELIQQGVFNETKIRALLLDLLSVLDFIHNHQVIHRDIKPENIIRRQSNQKLVLVDFGVSKFVDQSSGQTQGTIVGSTGYMAPEQLQGKAIYASDFYGLGATCLHLLTGQLPTNLYDANEGKWLWQNYLVNNEVSSNLVKVLNKLVEYTPNRRYESVESILSVLEYSQKKNWKWWGDNNSNPPSNNNPVQQIQEIPDNKTVIQFPGLMTLTFEFETLQVNANGIVVTKRKCVANCFRQNLNSETFLEMVLIPSGIFMMGAPAEEKDSLNWEKPQHKVTIPAFWMSKYPVTQAQWKKIMGNNPSRFRGENKPVEKVSWEQCQQYCKILSEKTQKQFRLPSEAEWEYACRAGTNNEFYCGQTINCNLANYDCQYSYKGENSGTFINQTTDVGKFPANGFGLYDMCGNVWEWCQDNWHSSYQNAPASEKPWIDTKIFGSKDKKRVRRGGSWRNKPSYCRSSSRSSFEQDCVDITLSFRLVMENIPQ; the protein is encoded by the coding sequence ATGAACCAGAGTCAATGTCTTAACCCTAATTGTCTAGCAGTCAACTCCGTAAACCATCGATTTTGCCAAAAATGCGGACAAAAGCTTTGGCTCAAAGATCGTTATCAGGCGTTGCAATTGATTGGGCAGGGAGGCTTTGGCAAGACTTTTTTGGCGGTGGATTTAGATAAACCATCCCAACCTCGATGCGTGATTAAGCAATTTTTCCCCCAAGGTCAGGAAACGGGATCCTTGGGTAAAGCGGCGGAGTTATTCAGAGAAGAAGCAAAACGTTTAGATGAATTGGGTCATCACGCCCAAATACCAGAGTTGTTAGCCTATTTCATTGCTGATGACCAGCGACAATACTTAGTTCAGGAATATGTTGAGGGAAATAACTTAGCTCAGGAATTGATCCAGCAAGGCGTTTTTAACGAAACAAAAATTCGAGCATTATTACTGGATCTGTTGTCTGTTTTAGACTTTATTCATAATCATCAAGTGATTCACCGGGACATTAAACCAGAAAACATCATTCGTCGTCAGTCAAATCAAAAATTAGTTTTGGTGGATTTTGGTGTTTCTAAGTTTGTTGATCAATCTTCGGGACAAACTCAAGGAACAATTGTTGGTTCTACTGGTTATATGGCGCCAGAACAACTACAAGGTAAAGCTATTTATGCTAGTGATTTTTATGGTCTTGGTGCAACTTGTTTACACTTATTAACTGGTCAATTACCGACAAATTTATACGATGCAAACGAGGGTAAATGGTTATGGCAAAACTATTTGGTTAATAATGAAGTATCTTCAAATTTAGTTAAAGTGCTGAATAAATTAGTTGAATATACACCAAACAGACGATATGAATCAGTTGAATCAATTTTGTCAGTTTTAGAATATTCACAGAAAAAAAACTGGAAATGGTGGGGAGACAATAATTCTAATCCTCCTTCAAATAATAATCCTGTTCAGCAAATTCAAGAAATTCCTGACAATAAAACAGTAATCCAATTTCCTGGATTAATGACCTTAACTTTTGAGTTTGAAACTTTGCAAGTTAATGCGAACGGAATAGTAGTAACGAAAAGAAAATGTGTTGCCAATTGCTTTCGTCAGAACTTAAACTCGGAAACTTTTTTAGAGATGGTTTTGATACCCAGCGGTATATTTATGATGGGGGCACCAGCAGAAGAAAAAGATAGCCTTAATTGGGAAAAACCTCAGCATAAAGTTACAATTCCTGCATTTTGGATGAGTAAATACCCTGTTACACAGGCACAGTGGAAGAAGATAATGGGTAATAATCCTTCCCGTTTTAGGGGAGAAAATAAACCAGTGGAAAAAGTTAGCTGGGAGCAATGCCAACAATACTGCAAAATTTTATCAGAGAAAACCCAAAAACAATTTAGATTACCCAGTGAAGCAGAATGGGAATATGCTTGCAGAGCCGGCACTAATAATGAGTTCTATTGTGGCCAGACTATAAACTGTAATTTGGCAAACTATGACTGTCAATATTCATATAAAGGGGAAAATTCTGGTACTTTCATTAATCAAACTACAGATGTTGGTAAATTTCCAGCTAATGGTTTTGGACTTTATGATATGTGCGGTAATGTTTGGGAGTGGTGTCAGGACAATTGGCATAGTAGTTACCAAAATGCTCCGGCATCTGAAAAACCATGGATTGACACAAAAATATTTGGTAGTAAGGATAAAAAACGTGTAAGAAGAGGCGGTTCTTGGCGTAATAAGCCGTCGTATTGTCGTTCTTCAAGTCGCAGTAGTTTTGAACAAGATTGTGTAGATATTACCCTAAGTTTTCGTTTAGTTATGGAAAATATTCCACAATGA